Proteins encoded in a region of the Magallana gigas chromosome 8, xbMagGiga1.1, whole genome shotgun sequence genome:
- the LOC105333734 gene encoding cilia- and flagella-associated protein 43 isoform X6, producing MDAVGSLELSWAQGYNGGKIGYIDKDVICYQAGSNIKFIAEDGAETVFNFKGNGVGPFAVHATNKCFAVAERCLNPKITVYVYPTFREAAVLKDGAKLEYRSLVFSHSEYMVTITGIPEFQLMLWRYTDGTKLTSVDITSDPVSSVTFNPGNWRQLCVTTEKSMTVWNTEQSNDKYVMLPQKIKLPAENPSLNSDEEKDRDIPTRASTRMTRYTIDLPKAAIAGLVGERAEALDEVQDTTPRVVPLSHTWSPSGDVYVGCQGGQILKVDGEIYKAKLFYHPLPPASAPNSRATSATSRFNSQLDLTTAKKRTRYADEVRDMILEGGADCVLLHKKGLYVAGQDGILRLIDLKSEEFKLLEQIPIGNPVTSMAFSPNYRHLSLATGKGTLHVYDIGSPPDSVKTVKNIHWGNVVGVSCLAGNEYCVSVREDGELQVWTIDKGLLISSVSVGVQALCLACCPMVHVAAVGTVSGHVYYVDLTFPKKPRVVKAMRMYQGPVTHLTYESDGKYLVSGSDDGHVIVVDGRASVNFKPVGYTTIPGDIQSIATFSSNGVTRIVVTSNTSGNKRNGADTVLYFRVSEEMMKDLRSHVNSLKYDFKDASIKRMILKLPIPGFGAALAEESSFFTMGQMSKKLYQFSLPEEPPKKEEHHLHFHMGKPNELFPEAEFESHQLPGGKLQLSPHGKWLASCGTDGAVQLRAMGTLDRFVVINPHDYHLGGVKIVAFAEDAQNLFTTGYDGVLCCYSWNFTSTGIGKAKSAMEAARARKSRLMQIQKDEDEVVRNYPEFSAPSASRPVSGETTQAEKEKKAMEKAHESDEIYRTPTPVAPNDATWQQVQELESIKEEDNEYASVKTDLRVQIRDMRRTIQGMLKQNETLPDIEKLGRHEFDLDIEEQNRLQAEADAEVTRVREEIEFENLAKIYLREMIKRECWDEMDVKGRALQSFFTTLEVSNFPMRKRSVAAEKQLQVVTTRRKIELADIAARKAELEATRKPGLTTAMLISMLQQQSYEKDDEGGDIDEGEEGTKEKPSTTGSLDQAMSAMYGGGSDLFYSQFDLHTRDQKRSQIILLEDAIYRIKNTFNKEFDDVYQKKLSEISKIKDKNKRIVKILQDLDLTEEVVKPELSIYEDPESLLTVEDHEVKVEKYLTAAQRKEQERKEKEEEERRIREQGDNARERGLDMMMGGVLEIKKEDELKKDVPKPLFMSTKEPTDWSEDEQKLAKEYEKKVKDLQEEREKYRKQLETELRKLQSIIQESMQGFDDNLTQLFMKKIKIMMVIYQEELKILRLRYSLLVEEEMETREKELNHLMEHKKAMKALTATAVMESKKHMDAFRGHYDDLNAEDKVMDKAFKREFNDVTAVQQDQLYRLFRKRPRIPRLKGFDTPAPSTADSSLPNPFADRPSTARQHAQAKSQLEAAINDLDKISNMPEGIDESVWQRLCAYRREKIENDLLIKQKALVLAEMDNFYKKRVEEDERLRNEIEGIFDTLNKLHDDRVRFNLNLEVQLMLKQGQVEVDPTNFIQDYKDSALIHRTVVEELNSNIKQLGESKITSMMESKDFRKGIIQLEWEQKRMLMQMEDLQNKMKDIQFMKVTREIQLYLSNEDYEGKKSEEIGKLEQTILTQLKHHEKNVREKKRIMKDLGKTVKSRDSENSSMDNDLAELNVTVNERRHIDEVNADRRSNTGTEKRYQEIVQRRKLVDLAKAQAQEVAVLRAEVERLRMRTFPALVQVEH from the exons atggATGCAGTTGGATCTTTAGAACTATC GTGGGCACAAGGATACAATGGTGGTAAAATTGGTTACATCGACAAAGATGTAATCTGTTACCAGGCAGGAAGTAACATCAAGTTCATTGCAGAAGATGGTGCAGAAACTGTCTTTAATTTCAAAGGAAATGGAGTTGGCCCATTCGCAGTTCACGCAACTAACAAGTGTTTTGCAGTAGCTGAAAGATGTCTCAACCCAAAAATCACTGTCTATGTATACCCAACATTCAGAGAGGCAGCAGTTTTAAAag ATGGGGCTAAGCTGGAATACAGGTCACTGGTTTTCTCCCACAGTGAATACATGGTCACCATCACTGGAATACCAGAATTCCAGCTCATGTTATG GCGGTATACAGATGGAACGAAACTGACGTCTGTTGACATCACATCAGATCCAGTGTCCAGTGTGACCTTTAACCCGGGGAACTGGAGACAGCTTTGTGTAACCACGGAGAAATCGATGACCGTTTGGAACACCGAGCAGAGCAATGACAAATATGTCATGTTACCACA GAAAATAAAGTTGCCAGCAGAGAATCCATCACTGAATTCCGATGAAGAGAAGGACCGCGACATTCCTACTCGAGCCTCCACAAGGATGACTCGATACACTATAGACCTTCCCAAGGCTGCCATTGCTGGGCTGGTTGGGGAGAGAGCCGAGGCCCTGGACGAAGTCCAGGACACCACTCCCCGTGTGGTGCCCCTGTCTCACACCTGGTCCCCAAGTGGCGATGTCTATGTGGGATGTCAAGGAGGGCAAATTCTCAAG GTGGATGGAGAAATTTACAAAGCCAAGTTGTTCTATCACCCCCTACCCCCAGCCAGTGCCCCAAACTCTCGAGCCACCAGTGCCACCAGTCGCTTCAACTCCCAGCTGGACTTGACAACAG CAAAAAAGAGAACTAGATATG CTGATGAAGTGAGGGATATGATTTTGGAAGGTGGAGCAGACTGCGTACTTCTCCACAAAAAGGGCCTTTATGTGGCTGGTCAA GATGGCATTCTGAGGCTTATTGACTTGAAATCGGAGGAATTCAAACTCTTGGAGCAGATTCCCATTGGAAATCCAGTAACATCCATGGCATTCTCTCCAAATTACAGACATTTATCTCTGGCAACTGGCAAG GGAACCCTCCATGTCTATGATATTGGGTCACCCCCCGATTCTGTCAAAACCGTGAAGAACATCCACTGGGGCAACGTTGTGGGCGTGTCATGTTTGGCGGGAAATGAATACTGTGTG TCTGTGAGAGAGGACGGGGAACTTCAGGTGTGGACCATCGACAAAGGTCTCCTGATCTCCTCAGTGTCTGTGGGCGTCCAG GCCCTGTGTCTAGCTTGCTGCCCCATGGTGCATGTGGCTGCAGTGGGGACCGTCAGTGGCCACGTTTACTATGTGGATCTGACCTTCCCGAAGAAACCTAGAGTTGTCAAGGCAATGCGAATGTACCAGGGGCCTGTTACACACCTCAC GTACGAGTCAGATGGGAAATACTTGGTGAGTGGCTCAGATGATGGTCATGTGATCGTGGTCGACGGCCGCGCGTCTGTTAACTTCAAACCAGTGGGATACACTA CCATTCCTGGAGATATCCAGTCCATTGCTACCTTCAGTTCAAACGGAGTGACCCGGATCGTGGTGACCTCCAACACGTCTGGAAACAAGAGGAACGGGGCAGACACTGTGTTATACTTCAGAGTTTCAGAGGAGATGATGAAAG ATTTGAGAAGTCATGTCAACAGCCTGAAGTACGATTTTAAGGATGCCTCCATCAAAAGGATGATCCTGAAGCTGCCTATACCAGGATTTGGTGCAGCTCTAGCTGAGGAGAGCTCTTTCTTCACCATGGGTCAGATGTCCAAGAAACTCTACCAGTTCTCTCTCCCCGAGGAGCCTCCCAAAAAG GAGGAGCATCATTTGCACTTTCATATG GGAAAGCCAAATGAACTATTTCCTGAGGCAGAATTTGAATCTCACCAGCTTCCAGGGGGAAAATTGCAGTTATCTCCCCATGGCAAATGGCTGGCTAGTTGTGGCACAGATGGAGCTGTACAACTTAGAGCAATGGGAACATTG GACAGGTTTGTGGTTATTAATCCCCATGACTACCACCTGGGTGGAGTCAAGATCGTGGCATTCGCTGAAGACGCCCAGAACTTATTTACTACAGGATATGACGGTGTCCTTTGCTGCTACTCCTGGAA CTTCACCTCCACTGGAATCGGGAAAGCCAAATCAGCCATGGAAGCTGCCAGGGCTCGCAAATCCAGGCTGATGCAGATACAGAAAGATGAGGATGAGGTGGTGAGGAATTACCCAGAATTCTCAGCACCATCTGCCTCAAGACCAGTCTCAGGGGAAACAACTCAGGCTGAAAAG GAGAAAAAAGCAATGGAGAAAGCCCATGAGAGTGATGAGATATACCGTACTCCCACACCAGTAGCCCCTAATGATGCCACCTGGCAGCAAGTTCAGGAGTTAGAG TCAATTAAAGAAGAAGACAATGAGTATGCAAGTGTGAAAACTGATCTCAGGGTCCAGATTCGAGACATGAGAAGAACT ATCCAAGGGATGTTGAAGCAAAATGAGACTTTACCTGATATTGAGAAACTAGGTCGTCATGAGTTTGACCTTGACATTGAAGAGCAAAACCGCCTGCAGGCTGAGGCTGATGCTGAGGTCACCAGG gtTAGGGAAGAAATAGAATTTGAGAACCTGGCCAAGATTTATTTACGTGAAATGATCAAAAGGGAATGCTGGGATGAAATGGATGTTAAGGGCCGGGCTCTTCAG TCGTTCTTTACAACCCTGGAAGTCAGTAACTTTCCAATGAGGAAGCGGTCAGTGGCCGCAGAGAAGCAATTGCAAGTGGTGACCACCCGCCGTAAGATTGAACTGGCCGATATAGCG gctCGTAAAGCAGAACTAGAAGCAACTCGGAAACCAGGGCTGACAACAGCT ATGTTGATAAGTATGTTACAACAGCAGAGCTATGAAAAA GATGATGAAGGTGGTGACATTGATGAGGGAGAGGAAGGGACTAAAGAGAAGCCGTCCACAACTGGCAGTCTAG ATCAGGCAATGA GTGCCATGTATGGGGGAGGAAGCGACCTCTTCTACAGCCAGTTTGACTTACACACCCGGGACCAGAAAAGGAGCCAGATCATTCTTCTAGAG GATGCCATCTACCGAATCAAGAACACCTTTAACAAGGAGTTTGATGATGTGTACCAGAAGAAGCTGTCCGAGATTTCCAAGATAAAGGATAAGAACAAGAGGATCGTGAAGATTCTGCAGGATCTGGACCTGACAGAGGAAGTGGTCAAGCCAGAACTGTCCATTTATGAGGACCCTGAGTCTCTGCTGACTGTGGAGGATCATGAG GTAAAAGTGGAGAAATATCTGACAGCTGCACAGAGGAAGGAACAAGAGAGGAAAGAGAAGGAGGAAGAGGAGAGAAGAATCCGGGAGCAAGGTGACAACGCCCGAGAGAGAGGTCTCGACATGATGATGGGTGGAGTCCTGGAAATCAAGAAAGAGGACGAACTAAAGAAG GATGTCCCTAAGCCACTGTTCATGTCCACCAAGGAACCCACGGACTGGTCGGAGGATGAACAGAAACTGGCCAAAGAATACGAAAAGAAGGTCAAGGACTTGCAGGAAGAGAGGGAAAAGTACAGAAAG caaCTAGAAACTGAATTGAGAAAACTGCAAAGCATCATCCAAGAGAGCATGCAGGGCTTTGATGATAACCTGACCCAGCTGTTTATGAAGAAGATCAAAATCATGATGGTCATTTACCAG GAGGAGCTGAAGATCCTTCGGCTGAGGTACTCTTTGTTAGTGGAGGAAGAAATGGAGACCAGAGAGAAGGAGCTGAATCATCTGATGGAACACAAGAAGGCCATGAAG GCTCTGACAGCCACAGCTGTGATGGAGTCCAAGAAACACATGGATGCCTTCAGAGGGCACTACGACGATTTGAATGCGGAGGACAAGGTGATGGACAAAGCGTTCAAGCGTGAATTCAACGACGTCACGGCAGTTCAACAGGATCAGCTGTACAGGCTGTTCAGGAAGAGGCCCAG aatCCCCAGACTGAAGGGCTTTGACACGCCCGCTCCATCTACGGCAGACTCCTCCCTGCCCAATCCGTTTGCTGACCGCCCGTCCACAGCCAGACAGCACGCCCAGGCCAAGTCCCAACTGGAGGCCGCCATTAATGACCTGGACAAAATCTCCAACATGCCCGAGGGCATTGATGAATCAGTGTGGCAACGGCTCTGTGCCTACAGGAGGGAAAAGATTGAGAATGACTTACTG ATCAAACAGAAAGCCTTGGTTCTAGCTGAGATGGATAACTTTTACAAGAAGAGAGTGGAGGAAGATGAGAGGCTGAGGAATGAAATTGAGGGCATCTTTGACACACTTAACAA ATTACATGATGACAGAGTGCGATTCAACCTGAACCTTGAGGTTCAGTTAATGCTCAAACAAGGTCAGGTGGAGGTGGATCCGACCAACTTCATTCAGGACTACAAGGACAGCGCCCTGATTCACAGGACGGTGGTGGAGGAGCTCAACAGCAACATCAAG CAACTTGGTGAGAGCAAGATAACAAGTATGATGGAGAGCAAGGACTTTAGGAAAGGAATTATACAGCTAGAATG GGAACAAAAGCGAATGTTGATGCAAATGGAGGatcttcaaaataaaatgaaggaCATTCAGTTTATGAAAGTAACTAGGGAGATTCAATTG taTCTATCTAATGAAGATTATGAAGGTAAAAAATCAGAAGAAATTGGAAAGTTGGAACAGACCATTCTTACACAGTTAAAG CATCATGAGAAGAATGTCAGAGAAAAGAAGCGAATCATGAAGGATTTAGGAAAAACAGTAAAATCGCGGGATTCCGAGAACTCTTCCATGGACAATGATTTGGCGGAACTGAATGTGACGGTGAATGAGAGGAGGCATATCGATGAAGTCAATG CGGACAGAAGATCCAATACTGGAACAGAAAAACGATATCAAGAAATCGTGCAGCGTCGAAAGTTAGTCGATCTCGCCAAAGCTCAGGCACAGGAAGTGGCTGTTTTACGAGCAGAAGTAGAGCGATTGAGAATGAGAACTTTCCCAGCTTTAGTTCAGGTTGAACACTAG
- the LOC105333734 gene encoding cilia- and flagella-associated protein 43 isoform X1 produces the protein MDAVGSLELSWAQGYNGGKIGYIDKDVICYQAGSNIKFIAEDGAETVFNFKGNGVGPFAVHATNKCFAVAERCLNPKITVYVYPTFREAAVLKDGAKLEYRSLVFSHSEYMVTITGIPEFQLMLWRYTDGTKLTSVDITSDPVSSVTFNPGNWRQLCVTTEKSMTVWNTEQSNDKYVMLPQKIKLPAENPSLNSDEEKDRDIPTRASTRMTRYTIDLPKAAIAGLVGERAEALDEVQDTTPRVVPLSHTWSPSGDVYVGCQGGQILKVDGEIYKAKLFYHPLPPASAPNSRATSATSRFNSQLDLTTAKKRTRYADEVRDMILEGGADCVLLHKKGLYVAGQDGILRLIDLKSEEFKLLEQIPIGNPVTSMAFSPNYRHLSLATGKGTLHVYDIGSPPDSVKTVKNIHWGNVVGVSCLAGNEYCVSVREDGELQVWTIDKGLLISSVSVGVQALCLACCPMVHVAAVGTVSGHVYYVDLTFPKKPRVVKAMRMYQGPVTHLTYESDGKYLVSGSDDGHVIVVDGRASVNFKPVGYTTIPGDIQSIATFSSNGVTRIVVTSNTSGNKRNGADTVLYFRVSEEMMKDLRSHVNSLKYDFKDASIKRMILKLPIPGFGAALAEESSFFTMGQMSKKLYQFSLPEEPPKKSDDDDAILEVDEEELVDSETLLARGKPNELFPEAEFESHQLPGGKLQLSPHGKWLASCGTDGAVQLRAMGTLDRFVVINPHDYHLGGVKIVAFAEDAQNLFTTGYDGVLCCYSWNFTSTGIGKAKSAMEAARARKSRLMQIQKDEDEVVRNYPEFSAPSASRPVSGETTQAEKEKKAMEKAHESDEIYRTPTPVAPNDATWQQVQELESIKEEDNEYASVKTDLRVQIRDMRRTIQGMLKQNETLPDIEKLGRHEFDLDIEEQNRLQAEADAEVTRVREEIEFENLAKIYLREMIKRECWDEMDVKGRALQSFFTTLEVSNFPMRKRSVAAEKQLQVVTTRRKIELADIAARKAELEATRKPGLTTAMLISMLQQQSYEKDDEGGDIDEGEEGTKEKPSTTGSLDQAMSAMYGGGSDLFYSQFDLHTRDQKRSQIILLEDAIYRIKNTFNKEFDDVYQKKLSEISKIKDKNKRIVKILQDLDLTEEVVKPELSIYEDPESLLTVEDHEVKVEKYLTAAQRKEQERKEKEEEERRIREQGDNARERGLDMMMGGVLEIKKEDELKKDVPKPLFMSTKEPTDWSEDEQKLAKEYEKKVKDLQEEREKYRKQLETELRKLQSIIQESMQGFDDNLTQLFMKKIKIMMVIYQEELKILRLRYSLLVEEEMETREKELNHLMEHKKAMKALTATAVMESKKHMDAFRGHYDDLNAEDKVMDKAFKREFNDVTAVQQDQLYRLFRKRPRIPRLKGFDTPAPSTADSSLPNPFADRPSTARQHAQAKSQLEAAINDLDKISNMPEGIDESVWQRLCAYRREKIENDLLIKQKALVLAEMDNFYKKRVEEDERLRNEIEGIFDTLNKLHDDRVRFNLNLEVQLMLKQGQVEVDPTNFIQDYKDSALIHRTVVEELNSNIKQLGESKITSMMESKDFRKGIIQLEWEQKRMLMQMEDLQNKMKDIQFMKVTREIQLYLSNEDYEGKKSEEIGKLEQTILTQLKHHEKNVREKKRIMKDLGKTVKSRDSENSSMDNDLAELNVTVNERRHIDEVNADRRSNTGTEKRYQEIVQRRKLVDLAKAQAQEVAVLRAEVERLRMRTFPALVQVEH, from the exons atggATGCAGTTGGATCTTTAGAACTATC GTGGGCACAAGGATACAATGGTGGTAAAATTGGTTACATCGACAAAGATGTAATCTGTTACCAGGCAGGAAGTAACATCAAGTTCATTGCAGAAGATGGTGCAGAAACTGTCTTTAATTTCAAAGGAAATGGAGTTGGCCCATTCGCAGTTCACGCAACTAACAAGTGTTTTGCAGTAGCTGAAAGATGTCTCAACCCAAAAATCACTGTCTATGTATACCCAACATTCAGAGAGGCAGCAGTTTTAAAag ATGGGGCTAAGCTGGAATACAGGTCACTGGTTTTCTCCCACAGTGAATACATGGTCACCATCACTGGAATACCAGAATTCCAGCTCATGTTATG GCGGTATACAGATGGAACGAAACTGACGTCTGTTGACATCACATCAGATCCAGTGTCCAGTGTGACCTTTAACCCGGGGAACTGGAGACAGCTTTGTGTAACCACGGAGAAATCGATGACCGTTTGGAACACCGAGCAGAGCAATGACAAATATGTCATGTTACCACA GAAAATAAAGTTGCCAGCAGAGAATCCATCACTGAATTCCGATGAAGAGAAGGACCGCGACATTCCTACTCGAGCCTCCACAAGGATGACTCGATACACTATAGACCTTCCCAAGGCTGCCATTGCTGGGCTGGTTGGGGAGAGAGCCGAGGCCCTGGACGAAGTCCAGGACACCACTCCCCGTGTGGTGCCCCTGTCTCACACCTGGTCCCCAAGTGGCGATGTCTATGTGGGATGTCAAGGAGGGCAAATTCTCAAG GTGGATGGAGAAATTTACAAAGCCAAGTTGTTCTATCACCCCCTACCCCCAGCCAGTGCCCCAAACTCTCGAGCCACCAGTGCCACCAGTCGCTTCAACTCCCAGCTGGACTTGACAACAG CAAAAAAGAGAACTAGATATG CTGATGAAGTGAGGGATATGATTTTGGAAGGTGGAGCAGACTGCGTACTTCTCCACAAAAAGGGCCTTTATGTGGCTGGTCAA GATGGCATTCTGAGGCTTATTGACTTGAAATCGGAGGAATTCAAACTCTTGGAGCAGATTCCCATTGGAAATCCAGTAACATCCATGGCATTCTCTCCAAATTACAGACATTTATCTCTGGCAACTGGCAAG GGAACCCTCCATGTCTATGATATTGGGTCACCCCCCGATTCTGTCAAAACCGTGAAGAACATCCACTGGGGCAACGTTGTGGGCGTGTCATGTTTGGCGGGAAATGAATACTGTGTG TCTGTGAGAGAGGACGGGGAACTTCAGGTGTGGACCATCGACAAAGGTCTCCTGATCTCCTCAGTGTCTGTGGGCGTCCAG GCCCTGTGTCTAGCTTGCTGCCCCATGGTGCATGTGGCTGCAGTGGGGACCGTCAGTGGCCACGTTTACTATGTGGATCTGACCTTCCCGAAGAAACCTAGAGTTGTCAAGGCAATGCGAATGTACCAGGGGCCTGTTACACACCTCAC GTACGAGTCAGATGGGAAATACTTGGTGAGTGGCTCAGATGATGGTCATGTGATCGTGGTCGACGGCCGCGCGTCTGTTAACTTCAAACCAGTGGGATACACTA CCATTCCTGGAGATATCCAGTCCATTGCTACCTTCAGTTCAAACGGAGTGACCCGGATCGTGGTGACCTCCAACACGTCTGGAAACAAGAGGAACGGGGCAGACACTGTGTTATACTTCAGAGTTTCAGAGGAGATGATGAAAG ATTTGAGAAGTCATGTCAACAGCCTGAAGTACGATTTTAAGGATGCCTCCATCAAAAGGATGATCCTGAAGCTGCCTATACCAGGATTTGGTGCAGCTCTAGCTGAGGAGAGCTCTTTCTTCACCATGGGTCAGATGTCCAAGAAACTCTACCAGTTCTCTCTCCCCGAGGAGCCTCCCAAAAAG TCAGATGATGATGATGCAATCCTGGAGGTAGATGAGGAGGAACTTGTAGATAGTGAGACTCTGTTGGCAAGG GGAAAGCCAAATGAACTATTTCCTGAGGCAGAATTTGAATCTCACCAGCTTCCAGGGGGAAAATTGCAGTTATCTCCCCATGGCAAATGGCTGGCTAGTTGTGGCACAGATGGAGCTGTACAACTTAGAGCAATGGGAACATTG GACAGGTTTGTGGTTATTAATCCCCATGACTACCACCTGGGTGGAGTCAAGATCGTGGCATTCGCTGAAGACGCCCAGAACTTATTTACTACAGGATATGACGGTGTCCTTTGCTGCTACTCCTGGAA CTTCACCTCCACTGGAATCGGGAAAGCCAAATCAGCCATGGAAGCTGCCAGGGCTCGCAAATCCAGGCTGATGCAGATACAGAAAGATGAGGATGAGGTGGTGAGGAATTACCCAGAATTCTCAGCACCATCTGCCTCAAGACCAGTCTCAGGGGAAACAACTCAGGCTGAAAAG GAGAAAAAAGCAATGGAGAAAGCCCATGAGAGTGATGAGATATACCGTACTCCCACACCAGTAGCCCCTAATGATGCCACCTGGCAGCAAGTTCAGGAGTTAGAG TCAATTAAAGAAGAAGACAATGAGTATGCAAGTGTGAAAACTGATCTCAGGGTCCAGATTCGAGACATGAGAAGAACT ATCCAAGGGATGTTGAAGCAAAATGAGACTTTACCTGATATTGAGAAACTAGGTCGTCATGAGTTTGACCTTGACATTGAAGAGCAAAACCGCCTGCAGGCTGAGGCTGATGCTGAGGTCACCAGG gtTAGGGAAGAAATAGAATTTGAGAACCTGGCCAAGATTTATTTACGTGAAATGATCAAAAGGGAATGCTGGGATGAAATGGATGTTAAGGGCCGGGCTCTTCAG TCGTTCTTTACAACCCTGGAAGTCAGTAACTTTCCAATGAGGAAGCGGTCAGTGGCCGCAGAGAAGCAATTGCAAGTGGTGACCACCCGCCGTAAGATTGAACTGGCCGATATAGCG gctCGTAAAGCAGAACTAGAAGCAACTCGGAAACCAGGGCTGACAACAGCT ATGTTGATAAGTATGTTACAACAGCAGAGCTATGAAAAA GATGATGAAGGTGGTGACATTGATGAGGGAGAGGAAGGGACTAAAGAGAAGCCGTCCACAACTGGCAGTCTAG ATCAGGCAATGA GTGCCATGTATGGGGGAGGAAGCGACCTCTTCTACAGCCAGTTTGACTTACACACCCGGGACCAGAAAAGGAGCCAGATCATTCTTCTAGAG GATGCCATCTACCGAATCAAGAACACCTTTAACAAGGAGTTTGATGATGTGTACCAGAAGAAGCTGTCCGAGATTTCCAAGATAAAGGATAAGAACAAGAGGATCGTGAAGATTCTGCAGGATCTGGACCTGACAGAGGAAGTGGTCAAGCCAGAACTGTCCATTTATGAGGACCCTGAGTCTCTGCTGACTGTGGAGGATCATGAG GTAAAAGTGGAGAAATATCTGACAGCTGCACAGAGGAAGGAACAAGAGAGGAAAGAGAAGGAGGAAGAGGAGAGAAGAATCCGGGAGCAAGGTGACAACGCCCGAGAGAGAGGTCTCGACATGATGATGGGTGGAGTCCTGGAAATCAAGAAAGAGGACGAACTAAAGAAG GATGTCCCTAAGCCACTGTTCATGTCCACCAAGGAACCCACGGACTGGTCGGAGGATGAACAGAAACTGGCCAAAGAATACGAAAAGAAGGTCAAGGACTTGCAGGAAGAGAGGGAAAAGTACAGAAAG caaCTAGAAACTGAATTGAGAAAACTGCAAAGCATCATCCAAGAGAGCATGCAGGGCTTTGATGATAACCTGACCCAGCTGTTTATGAAGAAGATCAAAATCATGATGGTCATTTACCAG GAGGAGCTGAAGATCCTTCGGCTGAGGTACTCTTTGTTAGTGGAGGAAGAAATGGAGACCAGAGAGAAGGAGCTGAATCATCTGATGGAACACAAGAAGGCCATGAAG GCTCTGACAGCCACAGCTGTGATGGAGTCCAAGAAACACATGGATGCCTTCAGAGGGCACTACGACGATTTGAATGCGGAGGACAAGGTGATGGACAAAGCGTTCAAGCGTGAATTCAACGACGTCACGGCAGTTCAACAGGATCAGCTGTACAGGCTGTTCAGGAAGAGGCCCAG aatCCCCAGACTGAAGGGCTTTGACACGCCCGCTCCATCTACGGCAGACTCCTCCCTGCCCAATCCGTTTGCTGACCGCCCGTCCACAGCCAGACAGCACGCCCAGGCCAAGTCCCAACTGGAGGCCGCCATTAATGACCTGGACAAAATCTCCAACATGCCCGAGGGCATTGATGAATCAGTGTGGCAACGGCTCTGTGCCTACAGGAGGGAAAAGATTGAGAATGACTTACTG ATCAAACAGAAAGCCTTGGTTCTAGCTGAGATGGATAACTTTTACAAGAAGAGAGTGGAGGAAGATGAGAGGCTGAGGAATGAAATTGAGGGCATCTTTGACACACTTAACAA ATTACATGATGACAGAGTGCGATTCAACCTGAACCTTGAGGTTCAGTTAATGCTCAAACAAGGTCAGGTGGAGGTGGATCCGACCAACTTCATTCAGGACTACAAGGACAGCGCCCTGATTCACAGGACGGTGGTGGAGGAGCTCAACAGCAACATCAAG CAACTTGGTGAGAGCAAGATAACAAGTATGATGGAGAGCAAGGACTTTAGGAAAGGAATTATACAGCTAGAATG GGAACAAAAGCGAATGTTGATGCAAATGGAGGatcttcaaaataaaatgaaggaCATTCAGTTTATGAAAGTAACTAGGGAGATTCAATTG taTCTATCTAATGAAGATTATGAAGGTAAAAAATCAGAAGAAATTGGAAAGTTGGAACAGACCATTCTTACACAGTTAAAG CATCATGAGAAGAATGTCAGAGAAAAGAAGCGAATCATGAAGGATTTAGGAAAAACAGTAAAATCGCGGGATTCCGAGAACTCTTCCATGGACAATGATTTGGCGGAACTGAATGTGACGGTGAATGAGAGGAGGCATATCGATGAAGTCAATG CGGACAGAAGATCCAATACTGGAACAGAAAAACGATATCAAGAAATCGTGCAGCGTCGAAAGTTAGTCGATCTCGCCAAAGCTCAGGCACAGGAAGTGGCTGTTTTACGAGCAGAAGTAGAGCGATTGAGAATGAGAACTTTCCCAGCTTTAGTTCAGGTTGAACACTAG